In Nocardioides conyzicola, one genomic interval encodes:
- a CDS encoding AAA family ATPase, with amino-acid sequence MNGRVLVAGENEERRNRVVVTLGEIGELTILGAVEARSDVALVVDDADQELDLLLVDVDFGEQVVLSMTRELTKVRPDLGVVILADHPSVEFFSAAMEAGARGLLPTNPSVEDLHGRLAQIADWQRRVRSMAFASSGADAAGRVIVVTGAKGGVGTSTIALHLALTAVRGGNGRRVCLVDLDLQQRGLRHLLDFHGRRTILDLVPVAENVTGRHVDEALFGHYSGLKMLLAPHEPERADEVTGDATRYILGAIRDQFDVVIVDAGSVLTEPGAVAMDFADDLILVATPDVPALRGARETLGMMSRLEVAKAGDVKVLFNRASPRSEVQPDLGRRITGTEAFKVAVPEDWKHLEEVANGASALDLGDSPFRRAIIALGRELQLGTRLRPRGSDEPVLRTEADQAIAEMKSRRGRKRRKRGDAGQTTVEMIFGIVVSAALFLLLLQVALYAIATVSSRRAADAAAIIGSRDGLIPRQVRAQEAAESRVPGFLDVQVRDHGDGTFTAEVHVPQIVPLGDLSIKQSGSYTD; translated from the coding sequence ATGAACGGACGTGTGCTGGTCGCCGGCGAGAACGAGGAACGGCGCAACCGGGTGGTCGTCACCCTCGGCGAGATCGGCGAGCTCACGATCCTCGGCGCGGTCGAGGCGCGCAGCGACGTCGCGCTCGTCGTCGACGACGCCGATCAGGAGCTCGACCTCCTGCTGGTCGACGTGGACTTCGGCGAGCAGGTCGTGCTGTCCATGACCCGTGAGCTCACCAAGGTCCGCCCGGACCTGGGCGTCGTCATCCTCGCCGACCACCCGTCCGTCGAGTTCTTCTCGGCCGCGATGGAGGCCGGCGCCCGCGGCCTGCTCCCCACCAACCCGTCGGTGGAGGACCTCCATGGACGGTTGGCGCAGATCGCCGACTGGCAGCGCCGGGTGCGCAGCATGGCCTTCGCCAGCAGCGGGGCCGACGCCGCCGGCCGGGTCATCGTCGTCACCGGCGCCAAGGGCGGGGTCGGCACGTCGACGATCGCCCTGCACCTGGCGCTGACCGCGGTGCGCGGCGGCAACGGCCGGCGGGTGTGCCTGGTCGACCTCGACCTGCAGCAACGGGGATTGCGGCACCTCCTCGACTTCCACGGCCGCCGGACGATCCTCGACCTCGTGCCGGTCGCCGAGAACGTCACCGGCCGACACGTCGACGAGGCGCTGTTCGGCCACTACTCCGGGCTGAAGATGCTGCTCGCACCCCACGAGCCCGAGCGGGCCGACGAGGTCACTGGCGACGCGACCCGCTACATCCTGGGCGCGATCCGGGACCAGTTCGACGTGGTCATCGTCGACGCCGGCAGCGTGCTCACCGAGCCCGGGGCGGTGGCGATGGACTTCGCCGACGACCTGATCCTGGTGGCCACCCCCGACGTACCGGCCCTGCGCGGGGCGAGGGAGACGCTCGGCATGATGTCGCGGCTGGAGGTCGCCAAGGCCGGCGACGTGAAGGTGCTGTTCAACCGGGCGAGCCCCCGGTCCGAGGTCCAGCCGGACCTGGGTCGTCGGATCACCGGCACGGAGGCGTTCAAGGTCGCGGTGCCCGAGGACTGGAAGCACCTGGAGGAGGTCGCCAACGGGGCGTCGGCGCTCGACCTGGGCGACTCGCCGTTCCGCCGGGCGATCATCGCGCTCGGCCGCGAGCTCCAGCTCGGCACGCGGCTGCGTCCGCGGGGATCGGACGAGCCGGTCCTGAGGACCGAGGCGGACCAGGCGATCGCGGAGATGAAGTCGCGGCGCGGACGCAAGCGACGCAAGCGGGGCGACGCCGGCCAGACCACGGTCGAGATGATCTTCGGGATCGTCGTGTCGGCGGCTCTCTTCCTCCTGCTCCTGCAGGTGGCGTTGTACGCCATCGCCACGGTGTCGAGCCGTCGCGCCGCCGACGCGGCCGCGATCATCGGGAGCCGCGACGGGCTCATCCCCCGACAGGTGCGTGCTCAGGAGGCCGCAGAGTCGCGGGTCCCGGGCTTCCTCGACGTCCAGGTGAGGGACCACGGCGACGGCACCTTCACCGCCGAGGTGCACGTGCCGCAGATCGTGCCGCTCGGTGACCTGTCGATCAAGCAGAGCGGCAGCTACACGGACTAG